The nucleotide window TGGGTTGTTCGCCTGGTGCTCGCGCATCAGCTCCAGGTTGCGCTGGAAGTTCgccacccgctgctgctcctcggccAGCGTCGCGTACACGCGCTTGTACGTCTGCTTGAACTCCTCGAATAGCACAGAGACCGGCCTGCCTACGTACATCGCTCGCGCAGGCACGCCGGCagccgccagcagcacgcacacagccgcAACAACACACAGAAGGACCCTCGGCACCGCCATCGCGTGGGGgcaggaaggggagaaggaaaaacgGAAAGCAGCAAGGAAGAGACCGAGGGGGGAAGCAAAGGTaatgcgcagccgcagaggtCACAGCTACAGCACGAAGACAGTGGGTGGAATAGGGTCAGATGCTGAgggtggtggagagaagcCGCAGAGCGAGTCAGGATCAATGAATAACggcgcagggagggggggacagcGAGAGtacaagagggggagggaatgTCGTCGCAGGCAGCGCAGGTGCGGACGACCTCACacaacagcggcgcaccAATACATCGCGCATacagagggaaggggagaggcgcgcaCCGAGGCACGCCGCACATTCCcagtggctgcgctgcgtgacaaccgaaaggagggaaaagtgGCAACACTCGTAAATTCAATAGCGTCGCTCACTCGATACGTACCATGTTACACCTCTCCTGCGAGCCGCAGCATCGGGCCCATCCGACTACCGAACTTCGCTaatgccgccaccgcggcagtggtgcatACGTGCACGCACATGAGCGAGCACGTACATCCCCCTCACTTTCCCCTCGATGTCGGTGCGTTTCCTCTGTTGTTGCTTTGTTTTTTGAGTAACGTTGAGACTCATCCATAcgtacaggcacacacgcgcagacatacacagagaggaaCTCGTAAAGCAAACCGGAAAACAAAAGTAGTTtgtagaggggggagcggggggaaCGAAGGTGGGTGGAAGGCGTTGGACAGGCTGTGCAAGCATCTGCATAGGCACGACTGCGATGTGAAAGCGGTGTACCTGCAAGatgcaaagagagagggaaggggacaGGTATAGGCACACTTCCACGGTAGAGAGAGTCCCGGCAACCAAAGCGGTACAGAGACCTGGGaaggcgaaaaagaaaggcggggggaggggggggcgtaTGCGCAGTAGACAACCCAGAAGAGGTATGCCACAGCCAAACCACAAAACGAAGCCATTctcgagagaaagagagaaaacaaagaacgAAAAAACTGCTCGAATCAAAAACAAAAGGCGCTgatggaggaagagaaaaacaaaagagagagagacgataGCAGAGCGAAAAGGTTGCCTGTGTTCCTGTGCGCGcttgcgtgtgggcgtggtAGGCAACTGCTCTATTGGCGCGTAAGAGAAGGACGTGGGAAGAGACGtagaaaggaggaggcggcggggaCCGAGGGCGGGCAGAAGAACAATTTGCAGTATACCCGGAGGAGGGTGGTGCCGCAGTTCCTATTCACAGCGCGCGTGATCGTTCATTTTTCCCCTACATTCGGCCTCCTATTTCTCCTACTCTTTCGCCGGAGtcatctcccccttcctccagcTCAGATCTTGTATTAACGCGAAGCTGCCATAGCGAGCACGCATCGACGACCATCCATCCACCCGCGACACCTCGCTactaccacacacacacacacacacacactcactcacacgcTTCACCTCTACTTGAACGTGCAGATGCTCTTGCTCGAGCCGGACGTCGACACCATACACTTACCCTCAGGAATCACTTTGTACTCCGGCGTACCGCTGCAATCGCTGCTCGGATAGATGCGCACGAGCACCTCGCTCATACCGCACTGCATCGTAACGGATTTGCCCCCTTTGCTCCCGTAGCACTGGTTCGTGCTGAACACCTTCTCCTTGCACCCCTTGCTGCAGAAATAATCGGTGCACGTcgtctgcaccaccaccaagcCCTTGGGGGctttcgtcgtcgtcgtcggacCAGGGGTGGTACTGCCGGACGTCTGCGCGGACACGGGGTACTCCTGGATCAGGCACTCGTTCGTTCCcttgcgcacgcgcacgtagCCCNNNNNNNNNNNNNNNNNNNNNNNNNNNNNNNNNNNNNNNNNNNNNNNNNNNNNNNNNNNNNNNNNNNNNNNNNNNNNNNNNNNNNNNNNNNNNNNNNNNNNNNNNNNNNNNNNNNNNNNNNNNNNNNNNNNNNNNNNNNNNNNNNNNNNNNNNNNNNNNNNNNNNNNNNNNNNNNNNNNNNNNNNNNNNNNNNNNNNNNNNNNNNNNNNNNNNNNNNNNNNNNNNNNNNNNNNNNNNNNNNNNNNNNNNNNNNNNNNNNNNNNNNNNNNNNNNNNNNNNNNNNNNNNNNNNNNNNNNNNNNNNNNNNNNNNNNNNNNNNNNNNNNNNNNNNNNNNNNNNNNNNNNNNNNNNNNNNNNNNNNNNNNNNNNNNNNNNNNNNNNNNNNNNNNNNNNNNNNNNNNNNNNNNNNNNNNNNNNNNNNNNNNNNNNNNNNNNNNNNNNNNNNNNNNNNNNNNNNNNNNNNNNNNNNNNNNNNNNNNNNNNNNNNNNNNNNNNNNNNNNNNNNNNNNNNNNNNNNNNNNNNNNNNNNNNNNNNNNNNNNNNNNNNNNNNNNNNNNNNNNNNNNNNNNNNNNNNNNNNNNNNNNNNNNNNNNNNNNNNNNNNNNNNNNNNNNNNNNNNNNNNNNNNNNNNNNNNNNNNNNNNNNNNNNNNNNNNNNNNNNNNNNNNNNNNNNNNNNNNNNNNNNNNNNNNNNNNNNNNNNNNNNNNNNNNNNNNNNNNNNNNNNNNNNNNNNNNNNNNNNNNNNNNNNNNNNNNNNNNNNNNNNNNNNNNNNNNNNNNNNNNNNNNNNNNNNNNNNNNNNNNNNNNNNNNNNNNNNNNNNNNNNNNNNNNNNNNNNNNNNNNNNNNNNNNNNNNNNNNNNNNNNNNNNNNNNNNNNNNNNNNNNNNNNNNNNNNNNNNNNNNNNNNNNNNNNNNNNNNNNNNNNNNNNNNNNNNNNNNNNNNNNNNNNNNNNNNNNNNNNNNNNNNNNNNNNNNNNNNNNNNNNNNNNNNNNNNNNNNNNNNNNNNNNNNNNNNNNNNNNNNNNNNNNNNNNNNNNNNNNNNNNNNNNNNNNNNNNNNNNNNNNNNNNNNNNNNNNNNNNNNNNNNNNNNNNNNNNNNNNNNNNNNNNNNNNNNNNNNNNNNNNNNNNNNNNNNNNNNNNNNNNNNNNNNNNNNNNNNNNNNNNNNNNNNNNNNNNNNNNNNNNNNNNNNNNNNNNNNNNNNNNNNNNNNNNNNNNNNNNNNNNNNNNNNNNNNNNNNNNNNNNNNNNNNNNNNNNNNNNNNNNNNNNNNNNNNNNNNNNNNNNNNNNNNNNNNNNNNNNNNNNNNNNNNNNNNNNNNNNNNNNNNNNNNNNNNNNNNNNNNNNNNNNNNNNNNNNNNNNNNNNNNNNNNNNNNNNNNNNNNNNNNNNNNNNNNNNNNNNNNNNNNNNNNNNNNNNNNNNNNNNNNNNNNNNNNNNNNNNNNNNNNNNNNNNNNNNNNNNNNNNNNNNNNNNNNNNNNNNNNNNNNNNNNNNNNNNNNNNNNNNNNNNNNNNNNNNNNNNNNNNNNNNNNNNNNNNNNNNNNNNNNNNNNNNNNNNNNNNNNNNNNNNNNNNNNNNNNNNNNNNNNNNNNNNNNNNNNNNNNNNNNNNNNNNNNNNNNNNNNNNNNNNNNNNNNNNNNNNNNNNNNNNNNNNNNNNNNNNNNNNNNNNNNNNNNNNNNNNNNNNNNNNNNNNNNNNNNNNNNNNNNNNNNNNNNNNNNNNNNNNNNNNNNNNNNNNNNNNNNNNNNNNNNNNNNNNNNNNNNNNNNNNNNNNNNNNNNNNNNNNNNNNNNNNNNNNNNNNNNNNNNNNNNNNNNNNNNNNNNNNNNNNNNNNNNNNNNNNNNNNNNNNNNNNNNNNNNNNNNNNNNNNNNNNNNNNNNNNNNNNNNNNNNNNNNNNNNNNNNNNNNNNNNNNNNNNNNNNNNNNNNNNNNNNNNNNNNNNNNNNNNNNNNNNNNNNNNNNNNNNNNNNNNNNNNNNNNNNNNNNNNNNNNNNNNNNNNNNNNNNNNNNNNNNNNNNNNNNNNNNNNNNNNNNNNNNNNNNNNNNNNNNNNNNNNNNNNNNNNNNNNNNNNNNNNNNNNNNNNNNNNNNNNNNNNNNNNNNNNNNNNNNNNNNNNNNNNNNNNNNNNNNNNNNNNNNNNNNNNNNNNNNNNNNNNNNNNNNNNNNNNNNNNNNNNNNNNNNNNNNNNNNNNNNNNNNNNNNNNNNNNNNNNNNNNNNNNNNNNNNNNNNNNNNNNNNNNNNNNNNNNNNNNNNNNNNNNNNNNNNNNNNNNNNNNNNNNNNNNNNNNNNNNNNNNNNNNNNNNNNTAACTGAGAACAATTGCATGCTCCGAACTGTTTGAGTTGTCATATTTCGATGGTGAGTGGAAGCTGCGGTGGTATGGCTTGTTGTTTTTTTGCTGGTGTGTTTTTGTTGACCGTGCCAGCGTTGGTGTGTAGGCGCCGTGGACGATGCGCCAGGTGCGCAAGAAATGGCACGCAAGAGGAGCGGAATACGCCAAAGGGCTCGTGGTAAGACATCTAGTCGACTTtcacggaaaaaaaaataattAAATATGGAACATCTCTGAGAGCATGGCGGGGGAGCcggagagctgcagcagaagGAAATTGGTGCCTTACCAATTCGCGAGAACCCACgcttacacacacagacacacacacacacatacggcAAGGCGCCATACCACCGTCCGCTCTCGGTGTAGAGCTAGAAAGAGCACAGTGCCGCGCGTTCATGTTTGTGAACAACAGATGCCTCTGTTTCAAGGTAAAGCTTTCTGCCACACAATGCGCGTGGGGATGATAACCTAACGCTACGGTGCCATGGCATCCCGGTGAATTTGCTGAACCTTGGCTACCAGtgcggcgcaccagcgcctgtGGCGATCCAAAAGCAACGCGTCTTCTTGCGGCTTCTCTGGCTCCTCAGATGCAGGCGGCTTCATCTCAGAGCTCTGACCGATGAGTACTCCTCCAATGCCTTCCTCTGCCCGCTCCCTTCGAAGATTCTGCCATTCGCGATGACGCCGCTCCTGACGTTGCCGCAAGTCTGCCCAGACCTTTGGTGGTCTTTCCACAAGAAGTTGCTGTAGTAGAGGGTCGGTGCGAGGGAGGCTCAAggcgagagcgacagagagcACTCCTTGCGCAACAGCCTCCGGGTTGTAGCCGCCCTCCAGTGCAACGACCAACCCCACTGACCGTCCCTCATGCAGGCACCACTCCTTCAGCCGCGACAGGACGGAGGCAAACCCACCCTCGACGGCCATCTTGCCCAATGGATCACCATAGGCAGCATCGAAGCCCAGTGACACCATGATCAGGTCGGGTCGAAACTGAGCCAGCCGCCGCAAGAAAATCTCTTCCAAAACAGAGTTCATTAGGTGATCCGAGATGACCTGTTCACATTGTGTTGGGTGTTGCGCGTTCGTGTGCACAGCTACATTGCATATGGAGCCCTTGGAAGCGGTGTGTCGGCTCCCTCCCACGTAGGAGGTGTCACCGCGGCTGTCAAATGGATAGAAGCTCTTTTTGTCGTAGCGGTGGAGCGACAGATACAGTAGCGAGGTGGGGTCACACGCACCCTCAACGAAGGAAGCGGTGCCCTCGCCAAAGTGAACGTCCAGATCGAGAATTGCAATGCGCGGAGGGCCAGAGGGCAACACGGATGCGTGCCGAGTACGTAGCTGCTGAGCCGCAATAGCGACGTTGTTGACCAAGCAGAACCCGCTCGGCTGTGACGCCGCACAGTGATGCCCTGG belongs to Leishmania panamensis strain MHOM/PA/94/PSC-1 chromosome 8 sequence and includes:
- a CDS encoding histone deacetylase, putative (TriTrypDB/GeneDB-style sysID: LpmP.08.0880), whose amino-acid sequence is MCVAYRASPMPPSRFARHESSGTVIVRRFQFPHHETEAHIRKGHLREPLEAVASRVGLRARCSTGPSFADLCLVDDQELLLMGKLVDRGVYYITGGTCTDVEGDASPRSTKSTILNSATCGVAPQPPDITVGWCFDARMLLHRSEINRSPETPHRLQRAIETLQACERACDILPVELLAPFRVHIDGTLEPNLGRVAPSISAANRAQWIPARLATYDEVCSFQDPRVYHDFLKSGASLVSLKSDVYCSDEASSVAARLSAAAVIDASVAALRGVAATRSGGTSSAAGCVLPLVSFCLVRPPGHHCAASQPSGFCLVNNVAIAAQQLRTRHASVLPSGPPRIAILDLDVHFGEGTASFVEGACDPTSLLYLSLHRYDKKSFYPFDSRGDTSYVGGSRHTASKGSICNVAVHTNAQHPTQCEQVISDHLMNSVLEEIFLRRLAQFRPDLIMVSLGFDAAYGDPLGKMAVEGGFASVLSRLKEWCLHEGRSVGLVVALEGGYNPEAVAQGVLSVALALSLPRTDPLLQQLLVERPPKVWADLRQRQERRHREWQNLRRERAEEGIGGVLIGQSSEMKPPASEEPEKPQEDALLLDRHRRWCAALVAKVQQIHRDAMAP